Below is a genomic region from Enoplosus armatus isolate fEnoArm2 chromosome 10, fEnoArm2.hap1, whole genome shotgun sequence.
CGCCCCGTGATCATCAGCAACCAATCATCTTTTTGCCCGACAGGTGCGTTTGATTTTTATTCCCACTGGTGCCTGTCCGAATCCTGCTTCGATACCTCAATGGCCATTAAAAAACTGGCTCGTCTGCCGGCACAAAGGGTGAACAAATCAAACGCCCGGGCTCCatgacagcagctgctgagcATACTGTTGGCTAGAAACGGtcattttctgcacattttagCAGCTGTTCCTGCGAAATAAATAAGACGAGTTTGAGGAATAAGAGACTATCTCGCGTTCGGTGTAATTAAACGGTTAATGTTAAAGTATAAACCGTTTTATCATCTCCTCCCTACATGGCTTCATAGCCCAGAGGAAAACATTGATTGCCTCATAGATCTGCAGTTCCTTTTTGTCAATCACATACACAGCAAGTGATGGTGAGTGGAAATGTTTCATGATAACCTAAATCTATGTTTGTGAGTTGTATTTTAGCACCAGGTGATGGATATTTACATTATTCCTTATTCCTGTAAAcagctaaccctaaccctttttagGTCTGGGAAAATGCTTAATTTCCCCCAGAAACCTCTCTGATTCTGATGTTATCATAGACCTGGTGGCTCTTGTGTCTGCTaccatgacattttattttccctttaccTCCACCTGTGTCCCCACCAGGCGACCAGTGCCAAGAGACCATCCCTGCAGGGTCCTGTGCCACCTCCTCGCAAGAAGACAACCCCCAAACCGGAGCTGACCGAGGAGCAGAAGCAGGAGATCAGGGAGGCCTTCGAGCTGTTTGACACAGATGGATCCGGATACATCGATGTCAAGGAGCTCAAGGTAGAAGTGCTCAAACATCGATCACGATCAACACGTGTCAGGAGGGGGCAGAAGccagttttctgtgtgtgtgcttcactcTCCACCTTTCTCACCCTCATGCCAGGTTGCAATGCGAGCTCTGGGGTTCGAGCCAAAGAAAGAGGAGATCAAGAAGATGATTGGTGAAGTGGATAAGGACGGCACGGGGAAAATCTCCTTCGCTGACTTCCTCACTGTCATGACACAGAAAATGGTCAAGAAATATATTACTATAATTAGCCCATCCTATGTATTTATTCCCATTGCTTGCGACTCCAACAGTCTTTCGTTTGTCTTTCGTTTTAAAGTGAGctgctggttttggttttaattcCAGACTTTAGTCCATAACCTTAACTCCACCCTATCAGCTCCATTTAGATTTCCCATTGATTTTACTGGTATTGCTTTTCATTGGCACACACACGAACTCTGGCCACATTTTTGAGTTTATGATGCAGTTGTTCTATTGTCTGTTTTTCGACGACCACATGCCTCCAGCAGAATTTGCAGTTTGTGGTAAAACTACCCTCCATCTTCTCTGATTTTAGGCTGAGAAGGACTCCAAAGA
It encodes:
- the cetn2 gene encoding uncharacterized protein cetn2 gives rise to the protein MATSAKRPSLQGPVPPPRKKTTPKPELTEEQKQEIREAFELFDTDGSGYIDVKELKVAMRALGFEPKKEEIKKMIGEVDKDGTGKISFADFLTVMTQKMAEKDSKEEILKAFRLFDDDETGKISFRNLKRVAKELGENLTDEELQEMIDEADRDGDGEVNQQEFLRIMKKTCLY